One region of Scophthalmus maximus strain ysfricsl-2021 chromosome 15, ASM2237912v1, whole genome shotgun sequence genomic DNA includes:
- the LOC118286195 gene encoding platelet-activating factor receptor-like has protein sequence MLASTTERAGVTGTSGLGSAASNVSTFLDSEFRYLLFPVFYGIISILGVCANLYVLFVLRCLREAKAMGEIRIYMTNLTIADLLFVSALPFWIGYYNHHGNWVYTDFMCRLTGSLFFINTYCSIFFLGAISVNRYWAITRPLEAASSDHKRRGIIVCVVIWVLTILMAIPSLASPGTNTDENNVTRCFEGYQNNTDIHKRIVAATDFTIIAMFFVVFFLVVVCNFLIANALLSQNPHESENGSATITSRKSKRPKGVKRRALQMLLAVVGVFALCFLPHHVIQGPWTLAVLQIKQGWGHVAWDLNTVQALNDAHQITLLLMGLNCILDPVVYFFATRKFRRVIVAQIERIFEH, from the coding sequence ATGTTGGCATCAACCACAGAGCGAGCTGGCGTGACAGGAACCTCTGGTCTGGGCTCTGCAGCCAGTAATGTCTCAACCTTCCTGGACTCTGAGTTTCGTTACCTCCTCTTCCCAGTTTTCTATGGCATCATCTCCATCCTGGGTGTCTGTGCTAACCTCTACGTGCTGTTTGTCCTGCGCTGCCTCCGCGAAGCGAAGGCCATGGGAGAAATCCGCATCTACATGACCAACTTGACCATTGCCGATCTCCTTTTCGTGTCGGCCCTTCCCTTCTGGATTGGCTACTATAATCATCACGGTAACTGGGTCTACACAGACTTCATGTGCCGGCTGACGGGGTCGTTATTCTTCATCAACACCTACTGTTCCATCTTCTTCCTCGGAGCCATCAGTGTCAACAGGTACTGGGCGATCACCCGACCTCTGGAAGCGGCCTCTTCTGACCACAAGCGTCGTGGGATCATTGTGTGCGTCGTCATCTGGGTGTTGACCATACTGATGGCTATTCCTTCTCTGGCATCTCCAGGGACCAACACTGACGAGAACAACGTCACTCGCTGCTTCGAGGGCTACCAGAATAATACTGATATCCATAAGAGAATAGTGGCTGCCACAGATTTCACAATAattgcaatgttttttgttgtcttttttcttgtgGTGGTGTGCAATTTCCTTATTGCTAATGCGTTGCTTTCTCAAAATCCTCACGAGTCAGAAAATGGTTCTGCCACAATCACGTCCAGAAAGTCAAAAAGGCCCAAAGGGGTCAAACGCAGGGCTCTCCAGATGCTGCTGGCAGTGGTTGGGGTGTTCGCTCTGTGCTTCCTGCCCCACCATGTCATCCAAGGCCCCTGGACACTGGCAGTGCTGCAGATCAAACAGGGCTGGGGCCACGTGGCCTGGGACCTGAACACTGTTCAGGCGCTCAACGACGCTCATCAGATCACCTTGCTCCTTATGGGCCTCAACTGCATTTTGGATCCTGTGGTTTATTTCTTTGCCACAAGGAAGTTTAGAAGGGTCATTGTGGCCCAAATCGAAAGAATATTTGAGCACTGA
- the LOC118286566 gene encoding cilia- and flagella-associated protein 251-like yields the protein EEEEEEEEEEEEEEEGEEEEEEEEEEEEEEEEEEEEGEEEEEEEVEEGGEEEEEEEEEEEEEEEEEEGGKKEEEEEEEEEEEEEEEEEEEGEEEEEEEEEEGEEEEEEEEEEEEEEEEEEEEEEGEEEEEEEEEEGEEEEEEEEEEEEEEEGEEEEEDEEEEEEEEEEGEEEEEEEEEEEEEEEGEEEEEEEEEEEEEGEEE from the exons gaagaggaggaggaggaggaggaggaggaagaggaagaggaggagggggaggaggaagaggaggaggaggaggaggagga ggaggaagaagaagaggaggaggaggagggggaggaggaagaagaggaggaggtggaggaggggggagaagaggaggaggaagaggaggaagaagaggaggaggaagaagaggaggaggagggggggaaga aggaggaggaggaggaggaggaagaagaggaggaggaggaggaggaggaggaagaagagggggaggaggaggaggaggaagaggaggaggagggggaggaggaagaagaggaggag gaggaggaagaagaggaggaggaggaggaggaggaggaagaagagggggaggaggaggaggaggaagaggaggaggagggggaggaggaagaagagga ggaggaggaagaagaagaggaggaggagggggaggaggaggaggaagatgaggaggaggaggaagaagaggaggaggagggggaggaggaggaggaggaagaagaagaggaggaggaagaagaggagggggaggaggaggaggaggaggaggaagaagaggaggaggagggggaggaggag
- the LOC118286194 gene encoding uncharacterized protein LOC118286194 isoform X2, translated as MLLAIFLLFLSSESTVKCQTTPQPSHSTTWTTVTNVAGFTEKLSPLQLVATPFYPVVAGQTVNLHCSALTTPASVIWSWQRLENLAWREVGRVNNLTLTEPWQSGPYRCSAETRFSQSVSYTITVLIIATQPTVGEKIGIAALVLSLLALIVALTILCLLVWQRFGDTRATCNTAAKASPGPGKAPKGCLPQTQCHGDVYMNYTSTNQAYSDLDPTNRTEDSVYSSLS; from the exons ATGCTGCTTGCCATCTTTCTGCTGTTCTTGTCCTCTGAGAGCACAG TGAAATGTCAGACTACACCCCAGCCTTCACACAGTACTACCTGGACTACGGTGACAAATGTGGCTGGTTTTACAG AAAAATTATCTCCTCTGCAATTGGTGGCCACGCCTTTCTACCCAGTTGTGGCAGGTCAAACAGTCAACCTGCACTGCAGTGCTCTCACCACGCCGGCCTCCGTCATTTGGTCCTGGCAACGCCTAGAAAATCTGGCCTGGCGAGAGGTGGGCCGCGTTAATAACCTGACCCTCACCGAGCCATGGCAAAGCGGGCCGTACCGCTGCAGCGCTGAGACCAGGTTTTCTCAGAGTGTGAGCTATACCATCACAGTCTTAATCATCGCCACGCAGCCAACAG TGGGTGAGAAGATAGGAATAGCGGCCCTCGTTCTGTCTCTCCTGGCCTTGATCGTCGCCCTCACCATTCTGTGTTTGCTGGTCTGGCAAAGATTTGGTGACACTCGGGCCACCTGTAACACTGCAGCTAAAG CTTCTCCTGGACCTGGAAAGGCACCAAA GGGATGTTTACCACAGACTCAATGCCACGGAGATGTGTACATGAATTACACCAGCACCAACCAAGCCTACAGTGATCTGGACCCCACCAACAGAACAGAGGATAGTGTGTACTCAAGTCTGTCATGA
- the LOC118286193 gene encoding platelet-activating factor receptor, whose translation MLASTTERAGVTGTSGLGSAASNVSTFLDSEFRYLLFPVFYGIIFILGVCANLYVLFVLRCLREVRAIGEIRIYMTNLTIADLLFVLALPFWIGYYSRHGNWVYTDFMCRLTGSLFFINTYCSIFFLGAISVNRYWAITRPLEAASSDHKRRGIIVCVVIWVLTILMAIPSLASPGTNTDENNVTRCFEGYQNNTDIHKRIVAATHFTIIGMFFVVFFLVVVCNFLIAHALLSQNPPRSEIRSATITSRKSKRPKGVKRRALQMLLAVVGVFALCFLPHHVIQGPWVLAVLQIKQGWGHVAWDLNTVQALNDAHQITLLLMGLNCILDPVVYFFATRKFRRLIVAQIKRIGKGEGCSQTPTSQISMDSRNPSQRPQSEHRQPGMD comes from the coding sequence ATGTTGGCATCAACCACAGAGCGAGCTGGCGTGACAGGAACCTCTGGTCTGGGCTCTGCAGCCAGTAATGTCTCAACCTTCCTGGACTCTGAGTTTCGTTACCTCCTCTTCCCAGTTTTCTATggcatcatcttcatcctgggTGTCTGTGCTAACCTCTACGTGCTGTTTGTCCTGCGCTGCCTCCGCGAAGTTAGGGCCATTGGTGAAATCCGCATCTACATGACCAACTTGACCATTGCCGATCTCCTTTTCGTGTTGGCCCTTCCCTTCTGGATTGGCTACTATAGTCGTCACGGTAACTGGGTCTACACAGACTTCATGTGCCGGCTGACGGGGTCGTTATTCTTCATCAACACCTACTGTTCCATCTTCTTCCTCGGAGCCATCAGTGTCAACAGGTACTGGGCGATCACCCGACCTCTGGAAGCGGCCTCTTCTGACCACAAGCGTCGTGGGATCATTGTGTGCGTCGTCATCTGGGTGTTGACCATACTGATGGCTATTCCTTCTCTGGCATCTCCAGGGACCAACACTGACGAGAACAACGTCACTCGCTGCTTCGAGGGCTACCAGAATAATACTGATATCCATAAGAGAATAGTGGCTGCCACACATTTCACAATAATtggaatgttttttgttgtcttttttcttgtgGTGGTGTGCAATTTCCTTATTGCTCATGCGTTGCTTTCTCAAAATCCTCCCCGGTCAGAAATCAGATCTGCCACAATCACGTCCAGAAAGTCAAAAAGGCCCAAAGGGGTCAAACGCAGGGCTCTCCAGATGCTGCTGGCAGTGGTTGGGGTGTTCGCTCTGTGCTTCCTGCCCCACCATGTCATCCAAGGCCCATGGGTACTGGCAGTGCTGCAGATCAAACAGGGCTGGGGCCACGTGGCCTGGGACCTGAACACTGTTCAGGCGCTCAACGACGCTCATCAGATCACCTTGCTCCTCATGGGCCTCAACTGCATTTTGGATCCCGTAGTTTACTTTTTCGCCACAAGGAAGTTTAGAAGGCTCATTGTGGCCCAAATTAAAAGAATCGGAAAGGGAGAAGGATGTTCACAAACGCCCACGTCTCAGATCTCTATGGACAGCAGGAATCCAAGCCAGAGACCTCAGAGTGAGCACAGACAACCCGGGATGGACTGA
- the LOC118286194 gene encoding uncharacterized protein LOC118286194 isoform X1: MLEPEVTVPIQSSQRNMLLAIFLLFLSSESTVKCQTTPQPSHSTTWTTVTNVAGFTEKLSPLQLVATPFYPVVAGQTVNLHCSALTTPASVIWSWQRLENLAWREVGRVNNLTLTEPWQSGPYRCSAETRFSQSVSYTITVLIIATQPTVGEKIGIAALVLSLLALIVALTILCLLVWQRFGDTRATCNTAAKASPGPGKAPKGCLPQTQCHGDVYMNYTSTNQAYSDLDPTNRTEDSVYSSLS, encoded by the exons ATGCtggag CCTGAAGTGACCGTGCCAATACAGTCTTCTCAACGCAACATGCTGCTTGCCATCTTTCTGCTGTTCTTGTCCTCTGAGAGCACAG TGAAATGTCAGACTACACCCCAGCCTTCACACAGTACTACCTGGACTACGGTGACAAATGTGGCTGGTTTTACAG AAAAATTATCTCCTCTGCAATTGGTGGCCACGCCTTTCTACCCAGTTGTGGCAGGTCAAACAGTCAACCTGCACTGCAGTGCTCTCACCACGCCGGCCTCCGTCATTTGGTCCTGGCAACGCCTAGAAAATCTGGCCTGGCGAGAGGTGGGCCGCGTTAATAACCTGACCCTCACCGAGCCATGGCAAAGCGGGCCGTACCGCTGCAGCGCTGAGACCAGGTTTTCTCAGAGTGTGAGCTATACCATCACAGTCTTAATCATCGCCACGCAGCCAACAG TGGGTGAGAAGATAGGAATAGCGGCCCTCGTTCTGTCTCTCCTGGCCTTGATCGTCGCCCTCACCATTCTGTGTTTGCTGGTCTGGCAAAGATTTGGTGACACTCGGGCCACCTGTAACACTGCAGCTAAAG CTTCTCCTGGACCTGGAAAGGCACCAAA GGGATGTTTACCACAGACTCAATGCCACGGAGATGTGTACATGAATTACACCAGCACCAACCAAGCCTACAGTGATCTGGACCCCACCAACAGAACAGAGGATAGTGTGTACTCAAGTCTGTCATGA